A stretch of Mastomys coucha isolate ucsf_1 unplaced genomic scaffold, UCSF_Mcou_1 pScaffold3, whole genome shotgun sequence DNA encodes these proteins:
- the Ticam1 gene encoding TIR domain-containing adapter molecule 1 isoform X1, with protein MITGETADVIIFHPQDPEERKGWNRTLPPPFLSPPSPAATRDPQIYQLRTPTARSALLPSSVFAAGDKAVREAVGSEHVSTYPTLCGSRLHPPPSMANPVPSLHGAFGILGALGRDRLTCLKHKLGSLRSNSQESKLLHAMVLLALGQDTEARVSLESLKVNRVAQLVAQQWAHMESTEGPEEPPDLSWTVARLYHLLAEENLCPASTRDMAYQVALRDLASQGDHQLDQLQNEAWDRCSSDIKGDPSGFQPLRSHQGSLRPPSASPAVTRSQPCPIKTPDWSWGLTLHSTGSTASLASHLEISQSPTLPFLSSHHGTHGPSKLCDTPLDTQKPQLVPEGCQEPEEMSRPRSVETSSSLGLLHEIRAAEVSPEVPSPVLPYSLAAPDTNVHCPIECTELSTYSRSPLTPTTERGGQQWPIPSQGSRQVPVGDDPLQSSTSCNPPAQPPSLQASPLLLPSLCSASSPGTCPAPPTSTSPVLEHSETSDQKFYNFVVIHARADEQVALRIREKLETLGVPDGATFCEEFQVPGRGELHCLQDAIDHSGFTILLLTASFDCRLSLHQVNHALMNSLTQSGRQDCVIPLLPLECSQAQLSPDTTRLLHSIVWLDEHSPIFARKVANTFKIQKLQAQRVRWRKEQEARALKEQSIQLEAERQKVAAISAAHSAYAHSYRAWQAEMNRLGVAFGKDLSLGAPTSFPSWPGYPQPIPPHPQGDIPVSPYSPQPPSFLQPPSFPQPPVSSPQSQSFPSASSAPQTPGPQPLIIHHAQMVQLGVNNHMWGHTGAQSTSDKTECLEKPCMGPLTDQEGPLPETTE; from the exons ATGATTACAGGCGAGACTGCTGACGTCATCATCTTCCACCCACAAGACCcggaagagaggaaggggtggaACCGAAcgctccctcctccttttctctctcctccttctccagcagcCACCAGAGACCCCCAGATCTACCAGCTCAGGACCCCTACAGCCAG GTCTGCGCTGTTACCCTCCAGCGTCTTTGCAGCAGGGGACAAGGCTGTTCGGGAGGCTGTTGGTTCGGAACATGTCTCCACCTACCCCACCCTCTGTGGCTCCAGGCTTCATCCTCCCCCATCCATGGCTAACCCAGTTCCTTCACTCCATGGTGCCTTTGGCATTCTAGGTGCCTTGGGAAGGGACAGGCTGACCTGCCTGAAACACAAGCTGGGGAGTCTGCGTTCAAACAGCCAGGAGTCAAAGCTGCTCCATGCCATGGTACTCCTGGCTCTGGGCCAGGACACAGAGGCCAGGGTCTCTCTGGAGTCCTTGAAAGTGAACAGAGTAGCCCAGCTGGTAGCCCAGCAGTGGGCACACATGGAGAGTACAGAGGGCCCCGAGGAGCCTCCAGACTTGTCCTGGACGGTGGCTCGCCTGTACCACCTGCTGGCTGAGGAGAACCTGTGTCCAGCCTCCACAAGGGACATGGCTTACCAGGTGGCCCTTCGTGACCTTGCCTCCCAGGGTGACCACCAGCTGGACCAACTCCAGAATGAGGCCTGGGATCGGTGCAGTTCAGACATCAAGGGGGACCCCAGTGGCTTCCAGCCACTCCGTTCTCATCAGGGTTCCCTACGGCCACCTTCAGCATCCCCTGCAGTGACCAGAAGCCAGCCTTGTCCCATTAAAACACCAGATTGGAGTTGGGGACTTACGCTACACTCCACCGGCAGCACTGCCTCACTGGCCAGCCACCTAGAAATCAGCCAGTCACccactcttccctttctctcttcacaCCACGGAACCCACGGGCCCAGCAAGCTATGTGACACACCACTGGACACTCAGAAGCCTCAGCTTGTCCCTGAAGGCTGTCAAGAACCTGAGGAGATGAGCCGGCCTCGATCAGTGGAGACCAGTAGCTCCTTGGGGTTACTACATGAAATTAGAGCCGCAGAGGTGTCTCCAGAGGTACCTTCACCCGTCCTCCCTTACTCCTTGGCTGCTCCAGACACAAATGTCCATTGTCCCATTGAGTGCACAGAGTTGTCTACATACTCCAGGTCTCCCCTGACACCCACTACAGAAAGGGGTGGACAGCAGTGGCCTATCCCAAGTCAGGGGTCACGTCAGGTTCCTGTAGGGGATGATCCTCTGCAGAGCAGCACATCATGTAACCCTCCTGCTCAGCCACCATCCCTCCAAGCTTCCCCTctgctgcttccttctctgtgctctGCCTCCTCCCCGGGCACCTGTCCTgctcctccaacctccacatcCCCTGTTTTGGAGCACTCAGAAACATCTGATCAGAAATTCTATAACTTTGTGGTCATCCATGCCAGGGCTGATGAACAGGTGGCCCTGCGCATTCGGGAGAAGCTGGAGACCCTTGGGGTACCTGATGGGGCCACCTTCTGTGAGGAATTTCAGGTGCCCGGGCGTGGTGAGCTGCACTGTCTCCAAGATGCCATCGACCACTCAGGGTTCACAATCCTGCTCCTGACTGCCAGCTTTGATTGTCGCCTGAGCCTGCATCAAGTCAACCACGCTCTCATGAACAGCCTTACACAGTCTGGAAGGCAGGACTGTGTGATCCCCCTCCTCCCACTTGAGTGTTCCCAGGCCCAGCTCAGTCCAGATACAACCAGACTGCTCCACAGCATTGTGTGGCTGGATGAACACTCCCCAATCTTTGCCAGAAAGGTGGCAAACACCTTCAAAATACAGAAGCTCCAGGCACAGCGGGTACGCTGGAGGAAAGAACAGGAGGCCAGAGCTCTCAAGGAGCAGAGCATACAGCTGGAGGCTGAGCGGCAAAAGGTGGCTGCCATATCTGCTGCCCACTCAGCCTATGCCCATAGCTACAGGGCCTGGCAAGCAGAGATGAACAGACTTGGGGTGGCCTTTGGGAAGGACTTGTCACTGGGGGCCCCAACATCCTTCCCCAGCTGGCCAGGATATCCACAGCCAATACCTCCCCATCCTCAGGGTGATATTCCAGTTTCCCCCTATTCCCCACAGCCTCCATCCTTCCTGCAGCCTCCATCCTTCCCGcagcctccagtctcttctccacagtCCCAGTCCTTTCCATCAGCCTCCTCAGCGCCACAGACTCCAGGACCTCAGCCTCTCATTATTCACCATGCCCAGATGGTTCAGCTGGGCGTCAACAACCACATGTGGGGCCACACAGGGGCCCAGTCAACTAGTGACAAGACTGAGTGTTTGGAGAAACCCTGCATGGGCCCTCTGACTGACCAGGAGGGACCCCTTCCTGAGACTACAGAGTGA
- the Ticam1 gene encoding TIR domain-containing adapter molecule 1 isoform X2, producing MVLLALGQDTEARVSLESLKVNRVAQLVAQQWAHMESTEGPEEPPDLSWTVARLYHLLAEENLCPASTRDMAYQVALRDLASQGDHQLDQLQNEAWDRCSSDIKGDPSGFQPLRSHQGSLRPPSASPAVTRSQPCPIKTPDWSWGLTLHSTGSTASLASHLEISQSPTLPFLSSHHGTHGPSKLCDTPLDTQKPQLVPEGCQEPEEMSRPRSVETSSSLGLLHEIRAAEVSPEVPSPVLPYSLAAPDTNVHCPIECTELSTYSRSPLTPTTERGGQQWPIPSQGSRQVPVGDDPLQSSTSCNPPAQPPSLQASPLLLPSLCSASSPGTCPAPPTSTSPVLEHSETSDQKFYNFVVIHARADEQVALRIREKLETLGVPDGATFCEEFQVPGRGELHCLQDAIDHSGFTILLLTASFDCRLSLHQVNHALMNSLTQSGRQDCVIPLLPLECSQAQLSPDTTRLLHSIVWLDEHSPIFARKVANTFKIQKLQAQRVRWRKEQEARALKEQSIQLEAERQKVAAISAAHSAYAHSYRAWQAEMNRLGVAFGKDLSLGAPTSFPSWPGYPQPIPPHPQGDIPVSPYSPQPPSFLQPPSFPQPPVSSPQSQSFPSASSAPQTPGPQPLIIHHAQMVQLGVNNHMWGHTGAQSTSDKTECLEKPCMGPLTDQEGPLPETTE from the coding sequence ATGGTACTCCTGGCTCTGGGCCAGGACACAGAGGCCAGGGTCTCTCTGGAGTCCTTGAAAGTGAACAGAGTAGCCCAGCTGGTAGCCCAGCAGTGGGCACACATGGAGAGTACAGAGGGCCCCGAGGAGCCTCCAGACTTGTCCTGGACGGTGGCTCGCCTGTACCACCTGCTGGCTGAGGAGAACCTGTGTCCAGCCTCCACAAGGGACATGGCTTACCAGGTGGCCCTTCGTGACCTTGCCTCCCAGGGTGACCACCAGCTGGACCAACTCCAGAATGAGGCCTGGGATCGGTGCAGTTCAGACATCAAGGGGGACCCCAGTGGCTTCCAGCCACTCCGTTCTCATCAGGGTTCCCTACGGCCACCTTCAGCATCCCCTGCAGTGACCAGAAGCCAGCCTTGTCCCATTAAAACACCAGATTGGAGTTGGGGACTTACGCTACACTCCACCGGCAGCACTGCCTCACTGGCCAGCCACCTAGAAATCAGCCAGTCACccactcttccctttctctcttcacaCCACGGAACCCACGGGCCCAGCAAGCTATGTGACACACCACTGGACACTCAGAAGCCTCAGCTTGTCCCTGAAGGCTGTCAAGAACCTGAGGAGATGAGCCGGCCTCGATCAGTGGAGACCAGTAGCTCCTTGGGGTTACTACATGAAATTAGAGCCGCAGAGGTGTCTCCAGAGGTACCTTCACCCGTCCTCCCTTACTCCTTGGCTGCTCCAGACACAAATGTCCATTGTCCCATTGAGTGCACAGAGTTGTCTACATACTCCAGGTCTCCCCTGACACCCACTACAGAAAGGGGTGGACAGCAGTGGCCTATCCCAAGTCAGGGGTCACGTCAGGTTCCTGTAGGGGATGATCCTCTGCAGAGCAGCACATCATGTAACCCTCCTGCTCAGCCACCATCCCTCCAAGCTTCCCCTctgctgcttccttctctgtgctctGCCTCCTCCCCGGGCACCTGTCCTgctcctccaacctccacatcCCCTGTTTTGGAGCACTCAGAAACATCTGATCAGAAATTCTATAACTTTGTGGTCATCCATGCCAGGGCTGATGAACAGGTGGCCCTGCGCATTCGGGAGAAGCTGGAGACCCTTGGGGTACCTGATGGGGCCACCTTCTGTGAGGAATTTCAGGTGCCCGGGCGTGGTGAGCTGCACTGTCTCCAAGATGCCATCGACCACTCAGGGTTCACAATCCTGCTCCTGACTGCCAGCTTTGATTGTCGCCTGAGCCTGCATCAAGTCAACCACGCTCTCATGAACAGCCTTACACAGTCTGGAAGGCAGGACTGTGTGATCCCCCTCCTCCCACTTGAGTGTTCCCAGGCCCAGCTCAGTCCAGATACAACCAGACTGCTCCACAGCATTGTGTGGCTGGATGAACACTCCCCAATCTTTGCCAGAAAGGTGGCAAACACCTTCAAAATACAGAAGCTCCAGGCACAGCGGGTACGCTGGAGGAAAGAACAGGAGGCCAGAGCTCTCAAGGAGCAGAGCATACAGCTGGAGGCTGAGCGGCAAAAGGTGGCTGCCATATCTGCTGCCCACTCAGCCTATGCCCATAGCTACAGGGCCTGGCAAGCAGAGATGAACAGACTTGGGGTGGCCTTTGGGAAGGACTTGTCACTGGGGGCCCCAACATCCTTCCCCAGCTGGCCAGGATATCCACAGCCAATACCTCCCCATCCTCAGGGTGATATTCCAGTTTCCCCCTATTCCCCACAGCCTCCATCCTTCCTGCAGCCTCCATCCTTCCCGcagcctccagtctcttctccacagtCCCAGTCCTTTCCATCAGCCTCCTCAGCGCCACAGACTCCAGGACCTCAGCCTCTCATTATTCACCATGCCCAGATGGTTCAGCTGGGCGTCAACAACCACATGTGGGGCCACACAGGGGCCCAGTCAACTAGTGACAAGACTGAGTGTTTGGAGAAACCCTGCATGGGCCCTCTGACTGACCAGGAGGGACCCCTTCCTGAGACTACAGAGTGA